TGAATCAACATTCCACTTGTGGCAAGCTCAAACTCCGGGTTGACACATACACCCTGCGTCTTTAAGAATTCTTCTACATAATTCCTTGTCGAAGTGTTTCCCTCAAGGCACATGACCGGAAGTTCTTCTAATACCCGATAAGAAAGTTCCTTTCCCTTTAGATATTCAAAACTCTTTCCGCCAACAAACACATCCGAAATCGTCCGTACCGGTACCATTTTCAAATGGTTCTTTACCGATAACGGTGTACTTACAATTCCGAAATCAATTTTGCCGTCATTTAGATGCTTGATGGTCTCAGGCGTCGGTGCATTCGTCACCGTCACCTTTATCTTTGGATATTTCTCATGAAAGCGTTCCAGATAGTCCAAAAGATAGAACTGCAATGTCATATCGCTTGCACCGATACAGATTTCACCGGCATCCAGATTCAACATCTCTGTCAGCTTCTTTTCACCGGATTGAATCGTCTCGTATCCTCGCTGCACATAAGAAAACAGCATCTCCCCTTCCTTTGTCAGCCGGACTCCCTTCGAAGTCCGGACAAACAGGGAGCAGCCCAAATCACTTTCTAAGTGCTTCACCGCCTGACTGACTGCAGGCTGCGTGATGGCTAACTCCTCGGCTGCAAGGGTGATGCTTTTTTCTTTTGCTACATAATAGAAAATCTTATAGTATTCTAAATTGATGTCCATTGTCTTATTCTGCTAACTCTGGAATTTTTTTGGAACATGCAATTGCCAGTGCGCCCGGTCCGATATGACAGGAAATACTTAAGGACAATGGATTCATTGTAATCTCCATTCCCGGAAATGCGTCCTGCACTTCCTTCTTGAAATTCTCTGCATCTTCAAGATTGTGTGTATATGCCATCTCTAAATACAGATTCTTTCCTTCCGGATCATGGAAACGGTTTGCAAAGTCATTTTTCATTGCCTCAATCATAATGCTCTTTGCCTGTTTCACTGTTCTTGCCTTTGCAAATGCATCCAGTTTTTCTCCCTGAATCTGTAAAACCGGTTTTAACTTCAACAAAGTTCCAAGTGCTGCTGCTGCCGGTGTGATTCGTCCACCCTTTTTCAGGTAGTACAACGTATCCACCATAATATAGATAGAAGATTCGAACTTTTCTCTCTCCAGAATCTCTTTAATCTCTGCCGCACTCTTTCCAGTCTCTGCAAGATTCTTCGCATCCAAAACGGACTGTCTTTGTGTGACAGAAATTCTTTGGTTGTTGACAACCTGAACTTTTCCATCGTAATCCTGAGACAACATATATGCCGTCTCACAGGAACTGCTTAATCCAGATGACATTGGAATATAAACAATCTCGTCATATTCTTTTAAAATCTCGTCCCACATATCGGTAACGTTTCCAACCAATGGCATTGATGTTGAAATCTCAACACCATCTGTAAGTTTTTCATAGAACTGATCCTGTGTCAGATTGATATCTTCGTATAATGTCTCTCCGTTCAAAAAGAATGGCATCGGTAAAATTTTTACGCCCAACTCTTCTGCCTGTGTCTGTGTGATACCGCTATTGCTATCAGAAACAATTGCTACCTTACTCATGAAATCTGCTCCTCCTATAATGTTTCTGAACGTTCTTTTATATTCTTCTGAAAATTAATTACTTCATGCTCATATTCCTGGCTCATAAGTTCCGACTTAATGATAAAGTCAGCCGTTGCACGGTTGTTTGCGATTGGAATATCATATACCTGAGCAATTCGAAGCAGCGCCTTTACGTCCGGATCATGTGGCTGTGCGGTTAGAGGGTCTGAGAAGAACACAATAAGGTCAATTCTTCCCTCCACAATTTTTGCACCAATCTGCTGGTCGCCCCCCAAAGGACCACTGTTATATCCTCTGACCGGAAGACCTGTCTTATCTGTAATCATTCTTGCTGTTGTGCCTGTTCCACACAAAAAATGATTCTTTAATATCTCTTTATTCTCTTCACACCATGCAATCATCTCTGCCTTTTTCCCATCGTGTGCAATGAGAGCTATATTCTTCTGTTTTCCAATTTTTAATGTGATATAATTATCGCTCATCTGGTCTCTCCTTCTCTTCTGCCAAACTAATACGTGTTTCAATTATACCATACCTTTTTTGTTTCTTCCACTAAAACTTCTTGCTGCAAAAGCATCCGTACAAACTCCGTATCGCGCTCATCCCAGCTTTCCCTTGGCATACTTTTATTGGTCATATAAATCTTCTCCGGCGTCTCCCACACCGAGTGAAAGCCCTTTGCAATTTCGCTCTGTGTCATATGAAGCGGAACCATTTCCGGTTTTACCTCACACAGATAAAAGAAGGTTTTTCGGACAAAAATCTTGGTTTTGTCAAAGATATCACGTCTTTTTTCGATTGTCATTCCAAGTTCCCTGCAGCTTTCCGGTATTATCAGCAGGCCGGTTTCCTCTTGCACTTCTCTTTCCAATGCGACGATGTAATCTTCGTCTGGCTCCACACCGCCTCCCGGAATCTTGTATTCTCCGTCTCCGCTGCATTGCATTGCCATTTTTCCATCTCTAAAAATGACTCCGCGTACGACATTCTTCTCAATTACTTCTGTTAATCCTGCATAATTGCCTGCATCAAAAACTTTCAACACTCTCATGTATCCACCAGCCTTGCAAGGTTTTATTTTTGTGAAACAAGTGCTTTCATCTGTCCTGAAATTTCATGAATCTCATCTAAGGTTCCATTTAATTCTTTTAATGCATTCATACATGTCTCAAATATGGTAAGGCTCTCATCTGCAGATGCAGATACCTCCTCGCTGGATGCAGATAAGTTTGTAATACTGTCTGTAATCTGGGTATTGGATGCTAGGATACCATCCACTTCATCTGTAAGACCTGTCATTGCCTTATGTAATTCTTCTACTTTTTCTTCAATTAAATCAAATTTTTCACCGGTGGAACCTACCATCTCATTCTGCTGGTCAGAAGATTCTGCTGCCTTTTGCATACTTTCGGAAGCTTCTTCTACATCTGTTGTCAGTTTCTCGATAATTTCTGTAATCTTTCCTGCTGACTCCTGTGTCTCCTCTGCCAATTTCCGAATCTCATCTGCTACGACCGCAAAACCTTTTCCTGCTTCTCCTGCACGTGCTGCCTCAATGGAAGCATTCAGTGCTAAGAGGTTTGTCTGGTCTGAAATACTTTTAATGGTTCCGATAATAACCTCAACCTCTTTGATACGGTTATCTAGTTCTTCTGTTGTCGATCTGGTTTCTAAATTAATGCGTGACGTCTCTGTTGCTGTCGTCTTAAGTTCTTCTACAATACCTGCTCCCTCTACAATGGCATCTTTGGAAACCCTAGACGCATCTTTCATGGAGACGGTTTCTTTTTCCATGTTCTCTAGGCTTGTCTGAATGACACTTGTCATCTTCGTCTGCTGTTCAATTGCTTCCGCTGTCACTCTGACGCTCGCAGCAATCTCCTTCACGGAATTATGGCTGTTCTCCATACTCTCTGTCAAAACAGAAGCATTCTCACTTGCAACATCAAATTTTTCTGCCAGTTTCTCGGACAACCCCATAACCTCAGCTGCCACCTTTGCGCCGGCATCCATCTGGTTTTTCACTTCCTGGATATTCTCATCTGTATGTTTCTTATGCATATTTACTATAATACAGGACACAATACCGGCAACAATAATAAAAATGGTCTGTGTCACTACAAGATTTTTAGCTTCATGCACTGTAAACGTAATCTTTACACTATAAATGATACTAAGTACTGATGCCAGTATCATTGTGATTTTAGCAAACAAACGATCCGTGAATAAAACCGACACTAAAATAATCGGATAAGCCAATGCCTGCATTGCGGTATTGGCTGATGAAAAAATTACAATTGCATACGTTAACATCAGGCAGGACCCGCAGATCTTAGGGAAAGCACTCTCGTACTTATATCTTACATAACCGGCCGCAAGTCCTCCTATTATAAGAAATTCAATTACTGTCCTCATAATCAAAGAACCTTTGTTTCCAATATTCGATAAAATCGACATGATATTAATAATTTCTAATACAGACAGTATAATTAATCCTAATACATAAGCAACCCTGTTTTTTTCCTGGTTTTGTTTTATTTGTAAATTCATGCTATACTCCGTCCTTTCGTACTATATATGATATTTCAGTATACTACTATTCTCATTATTTTTCAATAATATTGCATGATTCTACTTCTTTTTTCATTGCATGATTCTACTTCTTTTTTCAAAATTCTTCTATAATGCATTCAACCTTATTTATCATATAGACACAAAAATCGGAGTGACAAGCTTTCGCTGCACTCCGATTTTTATTTTTCATGTTATCTATACTTAGATTACATCATTCCCATTCCTGGATTTCCTGCTGGCATTGCAGGCGCATCTTCTTTGATGTTTGCAACAACAGATTCTGTTGTAAGTAAAGTAGATGCTACCGATGTTGCATTCTGTAATGCGCTTCTTGTAACCTTAACCGGATCAAGGATACCTGCGTCTACCATGTTGACATATTCTTCGGTAGCTGCGTTGAAGCCCATACCTGGCTCAGATTCTTTTACTTTGTTGATGATAACGGCACCCTCTAATCCTGCGTTTGCAGAGATGTAGTACAATGGAGCTTCGAGTGCTTTTAAGATAACCTTAGCACCTGTCTTCTCGTCACCCTCTAAGGTGTCAGCTAATTTTGCAACTTCTTTTGTTGCATGAATGTAAGCAGATCCGCCACCTGCGATAATTCCTTCTTCGACTGCAGCTCTTGTTGCATTCAGAGCATCCTCCATACGAAGTTTCGCTTCCTTCATCTCTGTCTCAGTTGCAGCACCAACACGGATAACGGCAACACCACCTGCTAATTTTGCAAGTCTCTCCTGTAATTTTTCTTTATCAAATTCGCTTGTTGTCTCTTCAATCTGACCACGAATCTGGTTTACTCTTGCCGCAATTGCTGCTTTATCTCCGGCACCGTCTACGATAACGGTGTTCTCTTTCTGAACTTTAACAGATTTTGCACGTCCTAACTGTTCTAAGGTTGTGTCTTTCAACTCAAGACCTAATTCAGAGCTGATAACCTGACCACCTGTTAAAATTGCGATATCCTCTAACATTGCTTTTCTTCTGTCGCCATATCCAGGAGCTTTTACCGCTACGACATTGAATGTACCACGTAATTTGTTTACGATTAAGGTTGTCAAAGCTTCTCCTTCGATATCTTCTGCAATGATTAATAATCTTGCACCAGACTGTACAATCTGCTCTAATAATGGAAGAATCTCCTGAATGTTACTGATCTTCTTATCTGTGATTAAGATATATGGATCATCCAAAACAGCTTCCATCTTATCCATATCTGTGCACATGTATGCGGAAAGGTATCCACGGTCGAACTGCATACCTTCTACAAGGTCAAGTTCTGTCTCCATGGTCTTGCTTTCTTCGATTGTGATAACACCATCGTTAGAAACTTTTTCCATTGCATCTGCAACCATGTTACCAACTTTTTCATCACCTGCAGAGATAGATGCTACTTTTGCAATCTGATCTTTTCCGTTTACTTTTGCAGACATTTTTACGATAGCATCAACTGCTGCATCTGTTGCTTTTTTCATACCACGACGAAGGATGATTGGGTTTGCACCTGCTTCAAGGTTCTTCATACCTTCCTGAATCATTGCCTGTGCTAAAACAGTAGCAGTTGTAGTACCATCACCTGCAACATCGTTTGTCTTTGTTGCAACTTCTTTTACAAGCTGCGCTCCCATGTTCTCGAAAGCATCTTCTAACTCGATTTCTTTTGCGATTGTCACACCATCGTTTGTGATAAGTGGAGCACCGTAAGATTTATCTAAAACAACGTTTCTTCCTTTTGGTCCGATTGTAACTCTGACTGTATTTGCTAATTTATCAACACCAGCTCCTAATGCTGCTCTGGCTTCTGTTCCGTATTTAATTTCCTTTGCCATAATTCATTACCTCTTTCTATATTTTTTTATTTTCACTCATGCACTCATCCTTGGAATGTTATATGCAGCTGCATTTATCATTCCAAGCGCCCACTCGCATTAAAAATGCTCGTGTTCGTCTGCTCGTCAAATTCACAATTTTGTATGCAAGCATCCAATTGTGAACTTTCCTCGCTAGGTTCGTTCTATTCAACGACTGCTAAAATATCGTTCTGCCTTACGATGATATATTCTTCACCATCTAATTTTACTTCTGTTCCGGCATATTTCGAATAAATCACTTTCTGACCTGCTTTTACCTGCATAGTCACTTCTTTTCCATCTACCATTCCGCCAGGACCAACTGCAATAACTTCTGCTTCCTGTGGTTTTTCCTGTGCGCTGCTTGTTAAGATAATTCCGGATTTTGTTGTCTCCTCTGCTTCACACTGTTTTAAAACGACTCTGTCACTTAATGGTACTAACTTCATTTTAATTCCTCCTGTTCCATTATCTTTATTCTATTCAGATTACTTTCTTTGGTTATTAGCACTCATTTCGTTTGAGTGCTAACCGATAGTCATATAATAGTTTTTTACACCCCAATTCGCAACTTGATATATTTCTATATATTTTCATATATGATGTTATTATCTTTGTTTTCCTCTCGTTTTCTCTTGTTTTCTTATTTTCCATTGTTTTCCCTGATTTTATACTTTTTTTACAATTAAGATTCGGGTGTCAAAAGGTTGCTCACAAATTTGCCAGTAAGAAAACTGTAAGCAACCTTTTGACACCCGAATCCAATTCATTGAAACCACAGAAAAAGGAGCCAAATCTGGCTCCTTTTTCTTGTGGGGTATTTCAATCTGCTTTTTATTATGAAATATGTACTGCTCCGGTTGCTCTTAAGTTCATCGGATATACATTTTCTTTTCCAACATATTCTGCAATGTAATCTGCATAATGCTGTGTCTCTTTTTCCGGCACGATGCACATGATAACACCTGCGAATCCACCACCATGTACACGGCACATGCCATCGCCAAGTCTATTTAAGAACAATTCTGTCAAGGCAAGGGTACGTGTAATCTTCTGCTCTTTGCAATCCTGAAGGGAATAACAGTTCTGTAACAGTTCCCAGGAAGAAGTTCCGGACTGTTTCATCAAATCCAGCACCTTCTTGGTATCGTCTGCCTTCATTGCATCTGCTGCTTCTTTGACACGTCTGTTCTCCTCGAAGAAATGCACCGCACGAAGGAATGCACGGTCGTTTTCGATTTCGTTGCAATGTGCCAAAAGTTCCTCTAAGGATGTCTCACATAATAAAGAAACGCCTAATACCTTCGCAGCTTCTTTCATTTCATTTGGAATTGAAGAATATTCATCTCCAAGGTCTGCGTGACCTTTTCCGGTATTTACGATAACAAGCTGGTAACCTGCTTTTGCAAAAGAAAATTCAACTGCTTTGTACTCCGGCTCATTTCCCTTGGAAAAATCGAATAAAACAGGACCACCAACGGCACATGCCATCTGATCCATCATACCGGATGCTTTGTTCCAGAAAACGTTCTCAGCATATTTTCCGGCTTTTGCATAATCAGAAACACTCATCTTGTTGTCGTTAAAGAAGTAGTTTGTCATGGTGCAGACTAACATCTCAAATGATGCGGAGGAGCTGACTCCTGCTGCTGGAATTACAGTTGTAGTTACATAAGCATCAAACCCGCCGACCTGGTATCCCATGTTTTTCAAGCCTTCCATCATACCTGCAACCAAAGATGTGGTTCCCTGTACTTTTTCAATCTCATCAATCTTGGTAAGATCCACTACGATTTTCTGGTCGTATCCTTCACTTGTGATTCGAATCACATCACTTCCGTTCGGGCATGCCGCACCGATGGTATCAAGGTCGATACTAGAAGCGATGACCCATCCTCCGTTATGGTCTGTGTGATTTCCAATCATCTCTGTTCTACCAGGCGCAGAGAAAAATTCCATCTCCTCTTTTTGGTAAATCTCTGTGAAATGTTTTGCAAGATTTTCAAAGCGCTGCTTGCTTTTTGCGCTTTCCCCATAAATTTTTACTAACTGTTCGTCCTGTGGTAATCTCATCATAAATACCTTCCCTTCTTCAATCTTATATGTACAAGGTCCATCCTCCCTTGTAGGATTGCTTCTAAATAAAATATTCACTCGCAAGGGAACTAGCATCTTCTTCCCTTGCAACTTCTATTATACTGCGTTTTTCAAAAAAAACCTTAACTATGTTTTGCAAAACAGGTAATATCTTGCGTTATCAACAAAAATCATGGTATTATATAGGTAATTTATTGTGATTCCAAGTTGTAGACAAAGGAGAAAAAAGATGCAGATTGTGACAAACCAGAACCAGAAAGAATTAAAACAACACGGAAGTGAGGGTTTTCCTTTTCTTGTCAGTTATGAAAGCCTTTCCCGTTACGAATCCGGCTCCTTCCAGTGGCATTGGCATCCTGAAATTGAGATTACTTATATCCACAGTGGACAGATTCACTATCAGGTAAACCAATCCTCCTTTCATCTAAAGGAGGGTGATATTATTTTTGCAAACGCCAATGCGCTCCACACCGGAAGCATGGAAAATCAACAGGACTGCGAATATATCTCCATCACATTTTCTCCTAAGCTGATTTCCGGCTTCTCCCACAGTCTGCTCGAACTCAACTACATTGAACCAATCATTCACAATTTTTCCATGCCAGCTCTTTATATCGACGGCAGTAAAGATTGGCATTCTTCCTTTGCCGCTGTCGTGAAGGATATTATTGCATCAAATGAAAAAAAGGCTCCACTCTATGAATTCGAAATTGTCATCGGATTACAAAAACTCTGGAAACTCCTTTACACCGAGAACTTTTCACATTCCACTTCCAATGCCCCTGCACACGACCAGCTTGCCTACCAGCGCATCCGGGAAATTATTTCCTACATTGAAAGGCATTATGCAGAACCCATCACGCTTCATGACATTGCCACCGAGGTTCACCTGTGCGAAAGCGAATGCAGCCGTCTGTTCAAACGCTATATGAAAGTTCCACTTTTTTCTTTCTTGCAGGATTATCGCATTGAACGAAGTCTGGAATACTTAAAAAATCACGAATCCTTGATTACGATTGCAGAAAAAGTGGGATTTTCTGATTCCAACTATTATTCCAAGGTCTTTAAAAAAAGAAAAGGCTGCAGCCCAAAACATTACCGGAAAATCTACAATGAATGTTAACTGTTTTTCTTCTCATCCATCGTCTCTTTTACCTTTTGTTTTACAACTTCATTTCCAGACTTCCAGAGGAGGCGGACTGCACGTGAAAAAAGCTTTTGCGTATCCTCTGGCAGATTTGAGGTTGCCTTTATAATTTCCTGTATCTTTTTTAGCTTACTGTTGTAAAAATCATCTACGGTATGAACATTTGCCTCCTCAAGCACAGAAAATGCCGTCTCGACAATTTCCTGGCGCTGCTTTTCATTTAACTGCTCTAACCAGTTTTTCATTGTCTTATCGAGCATCAGGCTCTCTGGCGCCACTTCTTTTCCATAGACAAAGTGCTTTCCCAGCACCTCCCAGGACATCGGATCATGCTGTGCCACACCATGTTCCGTACTTTTTACCACCTCATACCGGCTGTCATGCTCTAGTAAAAGTCCGACAATTGAAGACTCCGGTACAATTCTTCGAATCAATGGCTCCATCTTCTGATACTGTGGACTTTCTATTATCTCTTTATGAAAACCAGGCCCATCATTACTGTAAACCGCCACAATATGTCTCTGAATTGCAGGTTCACACATGACCGCCGCAAAAACAGATAAATTGCCACCCTTCGAATGTCCCCCGATTCGAAGCGTACGTGTGTTCTTTTCCATGACATAATTCAGATAATTAACCGCTTTTCGCTGCCCCGGCGTCTCCTCTAAATATCCCATGTTAAAATTTTCACGCCATCCCACAATGGTACTGTCCGTGCCACTGTATGCGACAAAGATACTCTCATCCGGCAGACCGACACAAAGCACCGAGAACTGGGACTGCCGTTTTAAATCGATATCATTGACATACCGCGACAATTTGATATCCGCAAAACGTTTGGTCTGTGCCGCCTTTTTCATGACAAAAGCCGACATCTTCGTCATGGAAACCTTTGCCAAGATATCCTCTTCCCTGTTTTTTTCAAAAAAAAGTTCTGACGCCGCCTTTAAGGTAATGCTTCCCGCTTCCTTTATCCCTGGTACAATCCCGGCAAATTCTACATATACAAGCTGCGACAAAATGAGATTGTCTATCTCATTAAACGAATCCGCCTCAAAGGACAAATCCCCTCTCCACTCCAAATAATCCATGATATTAGCCATAGCTGCCTTCCCCCCTTCTCTTTGTTTCTAATTCTATTTTACACCAATTATATGCGGAAACAAAGCATTGCGCAAAAGAATCTTGCATAGCAATTTTCTACAATCGAAAGAAAAAGAGCCCGCTATTGCAGACTCTTTTCTAAATAAGAAGAAAACTGATGTAATCTTTAATATTTATCTTTCTAATTTGAATTTTCCAACCAGCCCATTCATGGATTCTGCCTCTGCTGATAATTCCTCGCTGGTTGCAGATGATTCTTCTGCTGTTGCAGAATTCGACTGAATAACTTCAGAAATCTGGTTGATACCAGCCTCTGCCTCATCCATCGCCTGTGCCTGGGATGCCGCAATCTCGCTCAGTGTCTTAGAGGAATCAGCTATCTTTCTGACACCTTCTACAACACCTTCAATAGAAGATGCTGCGCTCTCAGCTGCCTTATTTCCCTCCTCAATCTCTTTTAAGGAGCCTTCAATCAACTGACGTGTATCTACTGCAGACTGTGCACTCTGCTCTGCTAATTTTCCAATCTGTTCTGCTACAACCGCAAATCCTTTACCCGCTTCTCCTGCTCTTGCCGCCTCAATTGCAGCGTTCAATGAAAGAAGGTTGGTCTGGCTTGCAATACTCTCAATTTCAGAAATGATGCTCTCAATCTGCTGTGATGTCTCATTGATTGCATTCATGGATTCTACCATGGCTCTCATCTCTGTACGGCTGTCCTCTGCCTCAGAAGCATACTGCTGTGCCTGACGGTAAGATTCTTCTACATGTTCTGCCGTCTTGTTGACACCTTGTGTGATATCAGCAAAAGTTGCCTGTAACTGTTCTACGGAGGCTGCCTGATCGGTAGAGCCTTCTGCCAATGCCTGGGATGCCTGCGCCAGATTTTCTGCACCCGCAGTTACCTGCTGGGATGCTTCCTCAATCTGCTGCAAAGTCTCTGACATCTGTTTTTTCATTTTACGCATTGCCAAAATCAAGGCTTTGAAATCACCGGCATATTTTTCTTCCATGGATGTACCGACTGTGTAATCCCCCTCTGCCATAGCGCCTAATAAATGTCCTGAATCTGTGATAATTGCATTCAGATTGTCTGCCATGTCTTTTACCTGTGTAATCATCTCAGACACTTCATCTTCTGTCTCTGCCTCCGGGAATGGGGAATGTAAATCTCCCTTTGAAAATTCTGCAAAACGATTGGATAATTTCCCCATTGGAATTGCAATTCCATCTGCAATTTTCCTGCCAATTTTCTGTGCTGTAAAATAAGCAATTACTACAACTATGCCAATCAAAGCCACACAAATTCCACTTAAAACAACCAACATTGTACTTAACGAATTACCCCTGCTTACATTTACATTCAGAAGTTCCGACATATCCGCATAAACTTCCTCATAAAGAGGATCCAACTGATCATAAGCCATTTTCTGTGCCTTGATGGATTGCTGTATATCCGTAGATGCACCAAGCTCTAAAATTTCATCATCCAGTGACCAATAGGATTCCAATACGCTTGCAATATCATTGTATAACTTCTCTTCTTCGGAAGTAACAATGGTATCTTTCATATCTTCAAAGTAACCCTCAAACTTCTCTTTCTTGGTATCATGCATATCCTGTGCTTTTTTGATAGCATCTGCATCCTGGTAACCAATAGATGCACGTGTTGCACTTCTCGTATCTGCAAATGTAATCATTGCCTTACCAATGTCACCCTGTGAAAATCCATAATTTTTGAGTGCATAGGAATATCTGTTTGATACTATGAGCAACAATATGATTCCAATAAGCGAACCAATATCTGCCATAAAGATAACCATCTGGAATCCCTTTAGCAGCCTTGGCCTGATTTTCATCTTATTCATACCTTTCATTTTTTTCT
This genomic window from Roseburia sp. 831b contains:
- a CDS encoding NUDIX domain-containing protein, giving the protein MRVLKVFDAGNYAGLTEVIEKNVVRGVIFRDGKMAMQCSGDGEYKIPGGGVEPDEDYIVALEREVQEETGLLIIPESCRELGMTIEKRRDIFDKTKIFVRKTFFYLCEVKPEMVPLHMTQSEIAKGFHSVWETPEKIYMTNKSMPRESWDERDTEFVRMLLQQEVLVEETKKVWYN
- a CDS encoding galactokinase family protein — encoded protein: MMRLPQDEQLVKIYGESAKSKQRFENLAKHFTEIYQKEEMEFFSAPGRTEMIGNHTDHNGGWVIASSIDLDTIGAACPNGSDVIRITSEGYDQKIVVDLTKIDEIEKVQGTTSLVAGMMEGLKNMGYQVGGFDAYVTTTVIPAAGVSSSASFEMLVCTMTNYFFNDNKMSVSDYAKAGKYAENVFWNKASGMMDQMACAVGGPVLFDFSKGNEPEYKAVEFSFAKAGYQLVIVNTGKGHADLGDEYSSIPNEMKEAAKVLGVSLLCETSLEELLAHCNEIENDRAFLRAVHFFEENRRVKEAADAMKADDTKKVLDLMKQSGTSSWELLQNCYSLQDCKEQKITRTLALTELFLNRLGDGMCRVHGGGFAGVIMCIVPEKETQHYADYIAEYVGKENVYPMNLRATGAVHIS
- a CDS encoding methylglyoxal synthase — translated: MSDNYITLKIGKQKNIALIAHDGKKAEMIAWCEENKEILKNHFLCGTGTTARMITDKTGLPVRGYNSGPLGGDQQIGAKIVEGRIDLIVFFSDPLTAQPHDPDVKALLRIAQVYDIPIANNRATADFIIKSELMSQEYEHEVINFQKNIKERSETL
- a CDS encoding methyl-accepting chemotaxis protein yields the protein MNLQIKQNQEKNRVAYVLGLIILSVLEIINIMSILSNIGNKGSLIMRTVIEFLIIGGLAAGYVRYKYESAFPKICGSCLMLTYAIVIFSSANTAMQALAYPIILVSVLFTDRLFAKITMILASVLSIIYSVKITFTVHEAKNLVVTQTIFIIVAGIVSCIIVNMHKKHTDENIQEVKNQMDAGAKVAAEVMGLSEKLAEKFDVASENASVLTESMENSHNSVKEIAASVRVTAEAIEQQTKMTSVIQTSLENMEKETVSMKDASRVSKDAIVEGAGIVEELKTTATETSRINLETRSTTEELDNRIKEVEVIIGTIKSISDQTNLLALNASIEAARAGEAGKGFAVVADEIRKLAEETQESAGKITEIIEKLTTDVEEASESMQKAAESSDQQNEMVGSTGEKFDLIEEKVEELHKAMTGLTDEVDGILASNTQITDSITNLSASSEEVSASADESLTIFETCMNALKELNGTLDEIHEISGQMKALVSQK
- the groES gene encoding co-chaperone GroES codes for the protein MKLVPLSDRVVLKQCEAEETTKSGIILTSSAQEKPQEAEVIAVGPGGMVDGKEVTMQVKAGQKVIYSKYAGTEVKLDGEEYIIVRQNDILAVVE
- a CDS encoding LysR family transcriptional regulator; this translates as MDINLEYYKIFYYVAKEKSITLAAEELAITQPAVSQAVKHLESDLGCSLFVRTSKGVRLTKEGEMLFSYVQRGYETIQSGEKKLTEMLNLDAGEICIGASDMTLQFYLLDYLERFHEKYPKIKVTVTNAPTPETIKHLNDGKIDFGIVSTPLSVKNHLKMVPVRTISDVFVGGKSFEYLKGKELSYRVLEELPVMCLEGNTSTRNYVEEFLKTQGVCVNPEFELATSGMLIQFARRNLGIASVVEDFAKEGIANGELFKLQFEQELPPRQFCIVTNESIPLSAAASRLLQFLQQDLQEA
- the groL gene encoding chaperonin GroEL (60 kDa chaperone family; promotes refolding of misfolded polypeptides especially under stressful conditions; forms two stacked rings of heptamers to form a barrel-shaped 14mer; ends can be capped by GroES; misfolded proteins enter the barrel where they are refolded when GroES binds), giving the protein MAKEIKYGTEARAALGAGVDKLANTVRVTIGPKGRNVVLDKSYGAPLITNDGVTIAKEIELEDAFENMGAQLVKEVATKTNDVAGDGTTTATVLAQAMIQEGMKNLEAGANPIILRRGMKKATDAAVDAIVKMSAKVNGKDQIAKVASISAGDEKVGNMVADAMEKVSNDGVITIEESKTMETELDLVEGMQFDRGYLSAYMCTDMDKMEAVLDDPYILITDKKISNIQEILPLLEQIVQSGARLLIIAEDIEGEALTTLIVNKLRGTFNVVAVKAPGYGDRRKAMLEDIAILTGGQVISSELGLELKDTTLEQLGRAKSVKVQKENTVIVDGAGDKAAIAARVNQIRGQIEETTSEFDKEKLQERLAKLAGGVAVIRVGAATETEMKEAKLRMEDALNATRAAVEEGIIAGGGSAYIHATKEVAKLADTLEGDEKTGAKVILKALEAPLYYISANAGLEGAVIINKVKESEPGMGFNAATEEYVNMVDAGILDPVKVTRSALQNATSVASTLLTTESVVANIKEDAPAMPAGNPGMGMM
- a CDS encoding AraC family transcriptional regulator yields the protein MQIVTNQNQKELKQHGSEGFPFLVSYESLSRYESGSFQWHWHPEIEITYIHSGQIHYQVNQSSFHLKEGDIIFANANALHTGSMENQQDCEYISITFSPKLISGFSHSLLELNYIEPIIHNFSMPALYIDGSKDWHSSFAAVVKDIIASNEKKAPLYEFEIVIGLQKLWKLLYTENFSHSTSNAPAHDQLAYQRIREIISYIERHYAEPITLHDIATEVHLCESECSRLFKRYMKVPLFSFLQDYRIERSLEYLKNHESLITIAEKVGFSDSNYYSKVFKKRKGCSPKHYRKIYNEC
- a CDS encoding DegV family protein, with translation MSKVAIVSDSNSGITQTQAEELGVKILPMPFFLNGETLYEDINLTQDQFYEKLTDGVEISTSMPLVGNVTDMWDEILKEYDEIVYIPMSSGLSSSCETAYMLSQDYDGKVQVVNNQRISVTQRQSVLDAKNLAETGKSAAEIKEILEREKFESSIYIMVDTLYYLKKGGRITPAAAALGTLLKLKPVLQIQGEKLDAFAKARTVKQAKSIMIEAMKNDFANRFHDPEGKNLYLEMAYTHNLEDAENFKKEVQDAFPGMEITMNPLSLSISCHIGPGALAIACSKKIPELAE